CTTGCGCTCACTGACGCTGACTGACTAGCACTTGAAGATGCAGATTGACTCGAACTCGCTGAAGCTGACTGACTTGCACTCAATGATGCTGATTCACTTGCGCTCGTTGAAGCAGATTGGCTGGAGCTTACAGACGCTGACTCACTCGAACTTACAGAAGCGGATTGGCTAGCGCTGGATGAAGCGGATTGACTTGAGCTTGCTGAAGCAGATTGACTTGAGCTTACCGAGGCGGACTGGCTGGCGCTCGCTGAGGCTGATTGGCTGGAGCTTACGGACGCTGACTGACTTGCACTTGCTGATGCGGACTGACTCGTGCTGGCTGAGGCTGATTGGCTTGCGCTCGTTGAAGCAGATTGGCTGGAGCTTACGGACGCTGACTGACTTGCACTTGCTGATGCGGACTGACTCGTGCTGGCTGAGGCTGATTGGCTTGCGCTCGTTGAAGCAGATTGGCTGGAGCTTACTGAAGCCGATTGACTCGAACTTGCTGAAGCTGACTGACTTGAGCTTACGGACGCTGACTGGCTTGCGCTCGTTGAAGCAGATTGGCTGGCACTTACTGAAGCTGACTGACTCGTGCTGGCTGAGGCTGATTGACTCGAACTTACCGATGCTGACTCACTTGCGCTTACTGAAGCGGATTGACTCGAGCTTACTGATGCTGACTCACTGGCACTCAATGATGCAGACTGGCTAGCACTTACTGAAGCTGATTCACTTGTGCTTACAGATGCTGACTCACTGGCACTCAATGATGCAGATTGACTCGAGCTTACTGAAGCGGATTGACTGGCACTTACTGATGCAGATCGGCTTGAGCTTACTGAGGCTGACTGACTTGCGCTCACTGACGCTGACTGACTAGCACTTGAAGATGCAGATTGACTCGAACTCGCTGAAGCTGACTGACTTGCACTCAATGATGCTGATTCACTTGCGCTCGTTGAAGCAGATTGGCTGGAGCTTACTGAAGCCGATTGACTCGAACTTGCTGAAGCTGACTGACTAGCGCTCACTGACGCGGATTCGCTCGAACTTACTGATGCTGATTGGCTGGAGCTTACAGACGCTGACTCACTGGAGCTTACTGAAGCGGATTGACTAGCACTCACTGAAGTTGACTGGCTTGAGCTCACCGATGCGGACTGACTCGAACTTGCTGACGCGGATTGGCTTGAGCTGACTGACGCTGACTGGCTAGCGCTGGCTGACGCGGATTGACTGGCACTCACTGACGCTGACTGGCTTGAGCTTACTGAGGCCGATTGACTCGAGCTGACTGAAGCAGACTGACTTGCGCTCGCTGAGGCTGATTGGCTTGAGCTCACTGAGGCAGACTGACTTGCGCTCGCTGAGGCTGATTCGCTTGAGCTTACTGAGGCTGACTGACTCGAACTTGCAGATACTGATTGACTTGCGCTCACTGAAGCTGATTGGCTGACACTCGCTGACGCTGATTGGCTCGAACTTACTGAGGCAGACTGACTTGCGCTCACTGAAGCTGATCGACTCGCACTCGCTGAAGCGGACTGACTCGAACTTACTGAAGCAGACTGACTTGCGCTCGCTGAGGCAGATTGACTCGAGCTCGCTGAAGCCGATTGACTCGAACTTACGGACGCTGATTGGCTATTACTTACTGAAATTGACGCTTGATTTGGCGTGATTTGCCCATTAAATGTATCTGAAACCAAACCATCTACTGTCGTACTAGCAGTCACTGGTCCACTTGGAAGTCGTCCTCCATTGAGATCATATACTTTCTTCAAGTCAGTTGCAGTAAAGGTTACACTGGTAGAACTCCCCGTTGCCTGTTTGGTAAATGTTTCACCTGCAATTGTTAAAGTAACTGTCCCACCTGGAGCAACCCCATCTACCGTAATCGCTTGATTTGTGAGACCACCTTTTTCGTTAAGGAACCGTTCCTCAATTCTAGGTGTCTGAGGGCGAACCTCAATAGGAATCTCTACTTCATCCGTACTTCCATCTGGATAAGTTACCACCGCTGTCAAAGTATGCCGTCCAGCAGACAAATTCGTATTGGTTCCAGATTTCCAAGTATAGGTTGTTCTAGTTCCCTTAGTAATTCCTGTAGTAGGTAATTCTGGTGTCCCTGTAGCATTCGTGATGTACTGACTGGCTTCACCAACAGAAACAGTCCCTGAATTGGCCGTTAGAGTAAAGTTTCGATTCACCTCAGCATTGATAGCTGGTTCGTACTTTTCAGACTGAGCATGGACTTCAAATTGAATTGCGGCAGGGTTGGCTGTTAAATCTTTTACAAGACCTACGTCAGTAGTATTTCCGCTAAAATTACCTTCCTGATTATAGGTGAAAACATAACGAGTCCACAAACTATTTACTGCTTGATTTTTTCCAACAGAACCCGTGATTGAAACGGTGAAAGGATTTGATGCTGTAGCATTTCCATCTTTGGCTAGTTTATTTGTCGGAACAATCATGCTGATACTTTGACCATTACTCGTAGTGAATGAGACAACAGTTGAAGTAGCCGGATAGGCCGCGGGAACAGCAGTAGGAACAAATTTTGCATGTTCAATTCGACCACTGTTATCAGTAAACTCAATGGTCGCAGAAAAATTTTCTTCTCGATAAATTTTAAATTTTTGTCCTTCTAGAACTGCGCCACCTGTAACGGTTATTTTCTGAAGTTCTGGCTTCTCTGTATCCCTAGCAGCTCTGAAGCTAGCGGTATTTGAAGCTTGGGTCAAAGCTTGTCCGTTTCTGCTGTCACGAAGTCCAGAGTTGGCACGTAACACAGCATTTGCAATACTATTTCGAGCTTCTGTAGCCTTATTCAAAATAGAAGTAAAATCAGAAACCTCCCCTTTCAAGGCTTCTGCTATCTCATTCTTCGCTAGACTAGCCTTGGCAATTGCCTCATCAGAGTTTGGAAGTCCCTGAGCTTGAGCTAGAAACTGCCCAATCTCAGCAGACAAGGCCTCTAATTTCTTCCGTTTTTCTTCACTTTGCTTTTCTGTCAAGGCTACAGAAGTCATAGTCAGACTCGATTCAGCCGTCACATCTTCATTCTTTACAAGACCAGACTCACTTTGAGGCAAGGATTCTGTAGAAAAATCAACTGCTTTTAGTTCTTTTGAAGGTTGTGATTCTTTCACTGTCTCCCGAGCTGACTCACTTGCTTGGTACTGACTTTGAACACCAACTGAAGCTCTCTCTGACAGATTACTATTCGCTTGATTTTGTGTCCCAAGGGATTCACTTGAACTAGCAGTTACACTTTGACTGTTTGCAAAGGACTGACTAGTAGAAGCAGAGTCGCTCATCGACTGGCTCATGCTAGAAGAGCTTGAGGCACTGACAGACTGACTCGTAGAGGCAGATTGACTGGCGCTCTGCGAATTGAATTCTGACAATGACTGGCTTTGACTGGTAGACAAAGACAAGCTAGCAGCATCTTGATGATCCTGTGTCGTCCCTAGCACTACTGAATCTCTCGTCGCCAGGGTATCTTTTGATTCGACAGTCTTTTCAACAGCGACTGCATCATTGGCATAAACACGCGTTTGCGTCGCAGCAAAACCACCTAAGATCGTCCCCGTAGCTGCTATCCCTTTCAAGACATCCAAGCCAGTCAACTTCTGACCTTCTTGCTTTTCGACCATTTCAATCTTTACTTGGCTTGTATCTGCGCTTCCACGCATCACCTTAAATAAGCCAAAAAGGGAAGTCGAGGCCCGTAGCCAATGCTTCCCTGATTTGATTAATTTGAACCGAGTTACACGGTCTGTTTCTCTATATTCACCCTTCTGGCGTCTAAAAAACATGTTCATCCCCTCAACTTGAAAAAGATCTATTCACCTATAAAATACTATCTTTTTATTATATACCAAATATACCGACAATTCAATATCTATAACACGCTCTAAAGAAAGAAAATGATTTCAAAAATGACTTTATTTCAAATCTATTCTGTTTTTTCAATATAATTTCCATTTTATTGTTCTGTTAATATATTTTATTTATTTTTAACCATTTCTAAATGCTTTAAAAATTGATCAAATAATTCCAATCACTCAGGGAATTGATTTTTATTCAAAATATAGAAAAAGTCCATGAATCAATAGCATCCACAGACTTTTAGGAATAGAGTATTTAAAGGCAGTTTCACAAATGAATCAATGAGGCCGGTAGCCGAGGTAACTTTCTATCCTTTCCAACGAAAAAATCCACGAATCGAAACCATTCGCGGACTTTTTCTAGTAAAGCGTTTAGGTAGACCGCCATAGCGGATACCGATTGTTAGATTACGACACTGAGTTTACAAATCGATTTCATTTGTAAAACGTGGTTACGACGGCAAAGTCCACGAATCGATGCCATTCGCGGACTTTGCCTAGTGAAGCGTTTCGGTAAACCTATTTTACACTACGACACGGAGTTTGGCAAATCGATTCTATTTGCCAAACGTAGTTAGTAAGGCAGTTAGCTAGTTCGCCAAATAGCGACTAGCGTCCAACAATTAGGAACTTTAGTTCCAATTGTTGGTGCTGAGTTACATCTTCTCTTCCAACTCTACGTCTGGATACTTGTCCGCAAACCAGCGAAGGGCAAAGTCATTTTCAAAGAGAAAGACTGGTTGGTCAAAACGGTCCTTGGCCAAGATATTGCGGCTTGAGGACATGCGCTCGTCCAAGTCCTCAGGCTTGATCCAACGAACGGTCTTTTTACCCATTGGGCTCATGACTACTTCTGCATTGTATTCGCCTTCCATGCGGTGCTTAAAGACTTCAAACTGGAGTTGTCCGACAGCTCCTAGCATGTACTCACCAGTTTGGTAATTCTTATAAAGCTGAATGGCTCCTTCTTGCACCAGTTGCTCAATCCCCTTGTGGAAGGATTTTTGTTTCATAACGTTCTTAGCAGAAACTTTCATGAAAATTTCAGGGGTAAAGGTTGGTAGCGGTTCAAATTCAAACTTGTTTTTTCCAACCGTCAAAGTGTCTCCAACTTGATAAGTACCGGTATCGTAAACCCCGATGATATCACCTGCAACAGCATTAGTGACATTTTCACGACTTTCCGCCATAAACTGGGTGACATTAGAAAGCTTGGCAGTCTTCCCAGTACGAGGCAGATTGACACTCATTCCACGCTCAAATTCACCTGATACGATACGAACAAAGGCGATACGGTCACGGTGACGAGGGTCCATGTTGGCTTGGATTTTAAAGACAAATCCTGAGAAATCCTTGTCATAAGGATCCACAATTTCGCCATCTGTTTTCTTGTGACCATGTGGTTCTGGAGCAAACTTAAGGAAGGTCTCAAGGAAGGTCTGCACCCCAAAGTTAGTGAGGGCTGAACCGAAGAAGACTGGAGTCAGTTCTCCTGCAAGAATAGCTTCTTCTGAAAATTCATTTCCTGCTTCTTGCAACAGTTCGATATCGTCCTTAACTTGAGCATAGAAAGGATTACTTCCAAAGAGCTTGTCTCCATCTTCTAGACTAGCAAAACGCTCATCCCCTTTATAAAGCTCCAAGCGTTGGTTATAGAGGTCGTACAAGCCTTCAAAGGCTTTCCCCATCCCGATTGGCCAGTTCATAGGATAGCTCGCAATGCCAAGGACTTCTTCTAGTTCTTGCAAGAGGTCCAGTGGCTCACGACCGTCACGGTCCAGCTTGTTCATAAAGGTAAAGACTGGAATGCCACGGTGCTTCACAACCTCAAACAATTTCTTGGTTTGGGCCTCGATACCCTTGGCAGAATCCACGACCATGACCGCAGCATCCACCGCCATCAAGGTACGATAGGTATCTTCTGAGAAGTCCTCGTGCCCTGGTGTGTCGAGGATATTCACGCGCTTGCCATCGTAGTCAAACTGCATAACTGATGACGTGACCGAAATCCCACGTTGTTTCTCGATATCCATCCAGTCAGACTTGGCAAAAGTCCCTGTTTTCTTTCCTTTAACCGTACCAGCCTCACGAATCTCGCCCCCAAAGTAGAGCAACTGCTCAGTGATGGTTGTTTTCCCGGCGTCCGGGTGAGAGATAATGGCAAAGGTACGGCGTTTCTTGATTTCTTCTTGAATAGTCATAAGTTCTCTTTCTTTGATTTTCTATTTTTAGTTGTTTCAGTAGCTAAGAATGATGTTTACATTGGATTTTACTATTCCTTTCAACTCTCCATTATATCGGATTTTGGGGAGTTTTTCAATTGCTCATCCGATGAAAAGGCAAGCTAGAGCACAGATTGCGCCTGATTTCTCTTTTTCCACCGTTTCTTGAACAAGATATCAAAGAGAACCAGAGCCAGCGAAAGGATGACAGACACAAGAAG
This genomic stretch from Streptococcus sp. 1643 harbors:
- a CDS encoding accessory Sec-dependent serine-rich glycoprotein adhesin, whose translation is MFFRRQKGEYRETDRVTRFKLIKSGKHWLRASTSLFGLFKVMRGSADTSQVKIEMVEKQEGQKLTGLDVLKGIAATGTILGGFAATQTRVYANDAVAVEKTVESKDTLATRDSVVLGTTQDHQDAASLSLSTSQSQSLSEFNSQSASQSASTSQSVSASSSSSMSQSMSDSASTSQSFANSQSVTASSSESLGTQNQANSNLSERASVGVQSQYQASESARETVKESQPSKELKAVDFSTESLPQSESGLVKNEDVTAESSLTMTSVALTEKQSEEKRKKLEALSAEIGQFLAQAQGLPNSDEAIAKASLAKNEIAEALKGEVSDFTSILNKATEARNSIANAVLRANSGLRDSRNGQALTQASNTASFRAARDTEKPELQKITVTGGAVLEGQKFKIYREENFSATIEFTDNSGRIEHAKFVPTAVPAAYPATSTVVSFTTSNGQSISMIVPTNKLAKDGNATASNPFTVSITGSVGKNQAVNSLWTRYVFTYNQEGNFSGNTTDVGLVKDLTANPAAIQFEVHAQSEKYEPAINAEVNRNFTLTANSGTVSVGEASQYITNATGTPELPTTGITKGTRTTYTWKSGTNTNLSAGRHTLTAVVTYPDGSTDEVEIPIEVRPQTPRIEERFLNEKGGLTNQAITVDGVAPGGTVTLTIAGETFTKQATGSSTSVTFTATDLKKVYDLNGGRLPSGPVTASTTVDGLVSDTFNGQITPNQASISVSNSQSASVSSSQSASASSSQSASASASQSASVSSSQSASASASRSASVSASQSASVSSSQSASASVSQSASVSASQSVSASSSQSASVSSSESASASASQSASVSSSQSASASASQSASVSSSQSASVSSSQSASVSASQSASASASQSASVSSSQSASASSSQSASVSSSQSTSVSASQSASVSSSESASVSSSQSASVSSSESASVSASQSASASSSQSASVSSSQSASTSASESASLSASQSASASSSQSASSSASQSASVSASQSASVSSSRSASVSASQSASVSSSQSASLSASESASVSTSESASVSASQSASLSASESASVSSSQSASVSASESASVSSSQSASASTSQSASVSASQSASTSASQSASVSSSQSASASSSQSASVSSSQSASTSASQSASASTSQSASASASQSASVSSSQSASTSASQSASASTSQSASASASQSASVSSSQSASASASQSASVSSSQSASASSSQSASSSASQSASVSSSESASVSSSQSASTSASESASLSASQSASASSSQSASSSASQSASVSASQSASVSSSRSASVSASQSASVSSSQSASLSASESASVSTSESASVSASQSASLSASESASVSASQSASTSASQSASASTSQSASASASQSASVSSSQSASASASQSASVSSSESASVSSSQSASVSSSESASVSASQSASASSSQSASVSSSQSASTSASESASLSASQSASASSSQSASSSASQSASVSASQSASVSSSRSASVSASQSASSSSSQSASASSSQSASSSASQSASVSSSESASASASQSASASASQSASVSSSESASVSSSQSASTSSSQSASLSASESASVSTSESASVSASQSASLSASESASVSSSQSASVSASESASVSSSQSASASTSQSASASSSQSASVSSSQSASTSASQSASASTSQSASASASQSASVRSSQSASASSSQSASVSSSQSASVSTSESASVSSSQSASASASRSASASASQSASVSSSQSASASSSQSASASSSQSASASSSQSASVSSSQSASASASRSASASASQSASVSASESASVSSSQSASVSSSESASVSASQSASVSSSQSASVSSSQSASASASQSASVSASQSASASVSQSASASASQSASVSSSQSASVSLSQSASASASESASASASRSASASASESASASASQSASVSSSESVSASSSQSASVSSSQSASVSSSESASVSSSQSASVSTSESASASTSQSASVSSSQSASTSTSTSASMLAAELALESASISASTSVSESTSTSASLSASMFASESTLASTSVSASMSVSESTSISTSLSTSDSISSSASASTLASTLTSTSLSMANIANQGQSASSKPRQVLPNTGASTSVASALLGALAAVTGIGLLAKKDQNDDQESH
- a CDS encoding peptide chain release factor 3; the protein is MTIQEEIKKRRTFAIISHPDAGKTTITEQLLYFGGEIREAGTVKGKKTGTFAKSDWMDIEKQRGISVTSSVMQFDYDGKRVNILDTPGHEDFSEDTYRTLMAVDAAVMVVDSAKGIEAQTKKLFEVVKHRGIPVFTFMNKLDRDGREPLDLLQELEEVLGIASYPMNWPIGMGKAFEGLYDLYNQRLELYKGDERFASLEDGDKLFGSNPFYAQVKDDIELLQEAGNEFSEEAILAGELTPVFFGSALTNFGVQTFLETFLKFAPEPHGHKKTDGEIVDPYDKDFSGFVFKIQANMDPRHRDRIAFVRIVSGEFERGMSVNLPRTGKTAKLSNVTQFMAESRENVTNAVAGDIIGVYDTGTYQVGDTLTVGKNKFEFEPLPTFTPEIFMKVSAKNVMKQKSFHKGIEQLVQEGAIQLYKNYQTGEYMLGAVGQLQFEVFKHRMEGEYNAEVVMSPMGKKTVRWIKPEDLDERMSSSRNILAKDRFDQPVFLFENDFALRWFADKYPDVELEEKM